A genome region from Maridesulfovibrio salexigens DSM 2638 includes the following:
- a CDS encoding DNA internalization-related competence protein ComEC/Rec2 translates to MQQVADNLIKKSRPGIPGLFLWQVLVPAFAFGILSIQWMLPSLAALLVYLFLVFFFRPEKGAAFGMLVLFSIGHWYGNFVLPPGPGPMPDWMAAREKVQLSGTIHSIKGAPGNRLKILLENVSCQSKSAITDLGGYLNWTWDKPGQFPFVGQQVSFVARVKPIHGFRNSGLWDYDFYCRTKDIRYRTYTQGKIKNGGLKPYETHGLQKLRASLREHILKNAPPTDGGAIFPALLAGDRFYLSRDSVELIRRAGVSHILALSGLHVGFLVAMGFGLAWLIGLIYPRIYLRLPKMRLGVLLSAVPVLCYLWLGQFSPSLLRAVCMFGFWGLLMFFNRGRVLLDGLFLAVVVILSFSPLSVFDLGFQLSVLAVAGISLFYPVFARLMPSGHSLLAKAARFVLAVFFVSLSANIALLPIIIWNFGVLTPNFLFNILFVPIIGSVVMPICGVGGLLFSYISPELSHSLFGLGAKVFEWLLQLVRDAVSLGLLPEYAFYRPHWEGLLIYYLVLGAVLLVIYGNSRQARLMLFLVVLLFGVRLSGEFGPERVRMDVLDTGQSQCVVITGPKGTRTVVDGGGGFGRTFDMGRSIVGPWLTYGHLPRVDNIFMTHGDRDHAGGLAFLLEKFSVSRFYSNGDIPSGRIGERFKAAFETKEIDAQTLVSGDNVVLEPGLIMEVLHPSSDFEGSRNDRSLYLRLLWNGHPLLSISGDLDRKGIRSVLKGSQDLSSSVLVLPHHGSAGSYSPELYERVDPEIAVAACGFLNRFKFVAKKVVRELDKRHVCMYTTSAHGIVSVEWDSDGTVITAP, encoded by the coding sequence ATGCAACAGGTTGCGGATAATTTGATTAAAAAGAGCAGGCCCGGGATTCCGGGCCTGTTTTTATGGCAGGTTCTCGTTCCTGCGTTTGCTTTTGGCATCCTTTCCATCCAGTGGATGCTTCCTTCCTTGGCCGCTTTGCTGGTCTATCTCTTCCTTGTTTTTTTCTTTCGACCTGAAAAAGGTGCGGCTTTTGGGATGCTGGTGCTCTTCAGTATTGGGCATTGGTATGGCAATTTTGTTCTTCCTCCCGGTCCCGGACCAATGCCGGATTGGATGGCTGCTCGTGAAAAGGTGCAGCTTAGCGGAACGATTCACAGCATCAAGGGAGCTCCGGGAAATCGTCTTAAAATTCTGCTTGAGAATGTCAGTTGCCAGAGCAAGTCAGCTATAACCGACCTTGGTGGATATCTTAACTGGACATGGGATAAACCGGGCCAGTTTCCTTTTGTGGGGCAGCAGGTCTCCTTTGTCGCGCGGGTTAAGCCGATTCACGGTTTTCGCAACAGCGGTCTTTGGGATTACGATTTTTATTGCCGCACAAAGGATATTCGGTACCGCACGTACACTCAGGGAAAGATTAAAAATGGTGGTTTAAAACCGTACGAAACACATGGTTTGCAGAAGTTGCGGGCTTCCCTGCGTGAGCATATTCTGAAGAATGCTCCCCCCACTGACGGCGGGGCAATTTTTCCGGCACTGTTGGCTGGGGATCGCTTTTATCTCTCTCGGGATAGTGTGGAACTTATTCGCAGGGCCGGTGTCTCGCATATTCTGGCTTTATCCGGGTTGCATGTCGGGTTCCTCGTAGCTATGGGTTTCGGGCTGGCTTGGCTGATCGGACTGATATATCCGCGTATATATTTGCGGCTTCCCAAAATGCGTTTGGGCGTTCTTTTATCTGCTGTTCCGGTTTTATGTTATCTCTGGCTGGGTCAGTTCAGTCCCTCGCTCTTGCGTGCTGTGTGCATGTTCGGCTTCTGGGGTCTGCTCATGTTTTTTAACCGGGGCAGAGTGCTTCTGGATGGCCTATTTCTGGCTGTTGTAGTGATTTTGAGCTTTTCACCGCTCAGTGTTTTTGATCTGGGATTCCAGCTTTCAGTCTTGGCTGTTGCCGGGATTTCTTTGTTTTACCCGGTGTTCGCGCGATTGATGCCTTCAGGTCACAGCTTGCTGGCTAAGGCAGCCCGTTTCGTGCTGGCAGTTTTTTTTGTCAGCTTGTCAGCCAATATTGCTTTATTGCCGATCATAATTTGGAATTTCGGGGTACTCACTCCAAATTTTCTTTTCAACATACTTTTTGTGCCCATTATCGGGTCAGTTGTTATGCCTATTTGCGGCGTGGGCGGTTTATTGTTTTCATATATCAGCCCGGAACTTTCGCATTCATTGTTTGGGCTCGGAGCAAAAGTTTTTGAGTGGCTTTTGCAACTGGTGAGAGATGCGGTCAGTCTCGGTTTGCTGCCGGAGTATGCTTTTTACCGTCCTCATTGGGAAGGGTTACTGATTTACTACCTTGTGCTGGGAGCTGTTCTTTTAGTGATTTACGGGAATTCCCGACAAGCACGATTGATGCTTTTCTTGGTTGTGTTGCTGTTCGGTGTGCGTCTTTCCGGAGAATTCGGGCCGGAGAGGGTGCGTATGGATGTTCTTGATACCGGACAATCCCAATGTGTTGTGATTACGGGGCCTAAAGGAACACGCACAGTTGTGGATGGCGGCGGTGGCTTCGGCAGAACTTTTGACATGGGACGTTCTATAGTCGGTCCATGGTTAACTTACGGACATTTGCCGAGGGTTGATAATATTTTTATGACTCACGGGGATAGGGATCACGCCGGAGGATTGGCTTTTCTTCTGGAGAAATTTTCGGTGAGCCGTTTTTATTCCAATGGAGATATTCCCAGTGGCAGAATAGGTGAGCGTTTTAAGGCCGCGTTTGAAACTAAGGAAATAGATGCACAAACTCTTGTAAGCGGTGATAATGTAGTTCTTGAACCGGGATTAATCATGGAGGTATTGCATCCTTCGTCTGATTTTGAAGGTAGCCGTAACGACCGGTCTTTATATCTTAGATTGCTCTGGAACGGGCATCCGTTGTTGTCCATATCAGGCGATCTTGATCGCAAGGGTATACGGTCAGTTTTAAAAGGTTCGCAAGATCTTTCTTCCAGTGTACTTGTTCTCCCGCATCATGGGAGTGCCGGGTCTTATTCGCCTGAATTGTATGAACGAGTTGATCCTGAAATTGCTGTCGCTGCATGCGGTTTTTTAAATCGTTTTAAATTTGTCGCAAAAAAGGTTGTAAGGGAACTGGATAAAAGACATGTATGTATGTATACGACTTCCGCACACGGGATAGTATCCGTGGAATGGGATAGTGACGGGACAGTGATAACTGCCCCCTGA
- the metG gene encoding methionine--tRNA ligase — MDSFFITTPIYYVNAKPHLGHAYTTILADSMNRFHKLLGDETFFLTGTDEHGDKIVQAAEKGGQTPREYVDEISSLFSGLWPGLQIENDDFIRTTQERHIKCVQEVLQKVYDKGDIYFGEYGGHYCFGCERFYTEKELVDGKCPQHETVPEYIAEKNYFFKMSKYQDWLIAHINDNPEFIRPERYRNEVLSLLKSGELEDLCISRPKSRLEWGIELPFDDKFVTYVWFDALINYITALEYPDGEKYEKFWPKANHLVAKDILKPHAIFWPTMLKAAEIEPYQHLNVHGYWLIKDTKMSKSLGNVVSPLEMAEKYGVNAFRYFLLREMVFGNDSSFSEEALVGRLNADLANDLGNLFSRTLSMTHKYFEGKVPAQGDEADEDCEIKSLGRKAMAEFQNNFIDAKFSRGLEGLWELVRGLNKYIDTTQPWTLYKEENMSRLGTVMYVLLENMRKIAVHLWPVMPEASEMMLGQLGIQFAPEKVNLQGEIDVWGLLDPGTEVAKKSNLFPRVELPKEEPAPQKKEAKKSKKQSKQAKEEIPGVIEFPDFQKVDMRVGTVLSVTKHPDADKLLLVKIDTGDDEPRQVVAGLAEFFKPEELEGRQVVVVVNLQPRKLRGEVSQGMILAVRNGEEMQLLSVSAPVANGCKVS; from the coding sequence TTGGATTCGTTTTTTATTACAACTCCCATCTATTATGTTAATGCTAAGCCGCATCTCGGCCATGCCTACACAACAATTCTTGCTGATTCCATGAATAGGTTTCACAAGCTGCTGGGAGATGAAACTTTCTTTCTCACCGGAACAGACGAGCACGGTGACAAGATTGTACAGGCCGCGGAAAAAGGTGGCCAGACACCCCGTGAATACGTCGATGAGATAAGCTCTCTGTTCAGTGGCCTGTGGCCCGGTCTGCAGATTGAAAACGACGATTTCATCAGGACTACTCAGGAAAGGCACATTAAGTGCGTTCAGGAAGTTCTGCAGAAGGTTTACGATAAAGGTGATATTTATTTCGGTGAATACGGCGGGCATTACTGCTTCGGATGTGAAAGATTCTATACCGAGAAGGAACTGGTTGACGGAAAATGTCCTCAGCATGAAACAGTTCCCGAATATATTGCTGAGAAGAACTATTTCTTCAAGATGTCCAAGTATCAGGACTGGCTCATTGCTCATATCAATGACAACCCTGAATTTATCCGTCCTGAAAGGTACCGCAATGAGGTGCTGAGTCTTCTTAAGTCCGGCGAATTGGAAGATCTTTGTATTTCCCGTCCCAAGAGCCGCCTGGAGTGGGGCATCGAGCTGCCGTTCGACGATAAATTTGTTACTTATGTGTGGTTTGATGCACTTATCAACTACATTACAGCGCTTGAATACCCTGACGGAGAAAAATACGAGAAATTCTGGCCCAAAGCCAACCACCTCGTTGCCAAGGATATTCTCAAGCCTCACGCAATCTTCTGGCCTACAATGCTTAAGGCCGCAGAAATTGAGCCTTACCAGCACCTTAATGTGCACGGTTACTGGCTGATCAAAGACACCAAGATGTCCAAGTCTTTGGGCAACGTTGTTTCTCCGCTTGAAATGGCAGAGAAATACGGTGTTAATGCTTTTCGTTATTTTCTGCTGCGTGAAATGGTTTTCGGCAACGATTCCAGCTTTTCAGAGGAAGCTCTTGTGGGCCGCCTCAATGCTGATCTTGCCAACGACCTCGGCAACCTTTTCAGCCGTACCCTGTCTATGACCCACAAGTATTTTGAGGGTAAGGTTCCTGCTCAGGGTGATGAAGCTGATGAAGATTGTGAAATCAAGAGCCTTGGCCGCAAAGCTATGGCCGAGTTCCAGAATAATTTCATTGATGCTAAATTCTCCCGTGGCCTCGAAGGTCTTTGGGAGCTTGTGCGTGGCTTGAATAAATATATTGATACCACCCAGCCGTGGACTCTTTATAAAGAAGAAAATATGTCCCGCCTCGGAACTGTGATGTATGTTCTGCTTGAGAACATGCGTAAGATTGCAGTTCATCTCTGGCCTGTTATGCCTGAAGCCAGTGAGATGATGCTGGGACAGCTGGGTATTCAGTTTGCTCCTGAAAAGGTAAACCTGCAGGGCGAAATTGATGTCTGGGGTCTTCTTGATCCGGGCACTGAAGTAGCTAAAAAGTCCAATCTCTTTCCGAGAGTGGAATTGCCTAAGGAAGAACCTGCTCCCCAGAAAAAGGAAGCAAAGAAATCCAAGAAGCAGTCCAAACAGGCTAAGGAAGAAATCCCCGGAGTAATTGAGTTCCCCGATTTCCAGAAAGTGGATATGCGTGTTGGAACCGTCCTTTCCGTAACCAAGCACCCTGATGCAGATAAGCTGCTGCTGGTTAAGATCGATACCGGCGATGATGAACCGCGTCAGGTTGTGGCAGGATTGGCTGAGTTCTTCAAGCCCGAAGAACTGGAAGGCCGTCAGGTCGTAGTGGTTGTTAACCTCCAGCCTCGCAAGCTGCGCGGTGAAGTGTCTCAGGGCATGATCCTCGCTGTGCGTAACGGTGAAGAGATGCAGCTGCTAAGTGTTTCCGCACCTGTTGCGAATGGTTGCAAGGTTTCTTAA
- a CDS encoding SlyX family protein, with product MSNIKSTEERIESLETALALQDQTVEELNKFIIAQQKQISELEKKLQLMVNQMKDLKDAVAHASPQDDVPPPHYGQL from the coding sequence ATGAGTAATATAAAATCTACCGAAGAAAGAATAGAAAGTCTTGAGACTGCACTCGCGCTTCAGGATCAGACAGTTGAAGAGCTTAACAAGTTCATCATTGCCCAACAAAAGCAGATATCTGAGCTTGAAAAGAAGTTGCAGCTCATGGTCAATCAAATGAAAGACCTGAAAGATGCTGTTGCCCATGCTTCACCGCAGGATGACGTTCCTCCGCCCCACTACGGCCAGCTTTAA
- the ricT gene encoding PSP1 domain-containing protein gives MSQILGVKFNDFGQIYYFSSGPFVVREGHSVIVKTEQGMGLGKVFVVQQDLPEDVSEDSIKTIYRLAGEEDLEAEVENKELSRTAYRFCKNCIDRQKLEMKLVDVEVFFDRSKMIFYFTAPGRIDFRELVKDLVKEYRTRIELRQIGVRHETQMLGAIGNCGQICCCRRFMRKFMPVTIRMAKEQNLFLNPTKISGICGRLLCCLSFEQENYEDFHRKSPKTGKKYNTVHGTVRVTRTNFFRNTLTVLPEQGDEIEIPLDDWPDMIKPSGSDRGGESDFRSDEPRRGRSEGRGDRDGNSSRPQRSRSDRSRPDRSRSDRSNSDRPRPERKPGRVNPEREKTDQPKVSVDKPEVKEERRKDDSQQQDRRKRPVRKDRPQQKPEQQKPEQDKQPATPAPSGEKDDSDKPKKSSRRRPARRRRKRKPSGQRKNKSN, from the coding sequence ATGTCACAGATTTTAGGCGTTAAATTTAACGATTTCGGACAGATATATTATTTTTCGTCCGGTCCTTTCGTTGTCCGGGAAGGACATTCGGTCATCGTGAAGACCGAACAGGGCATGGGGCTCGGTAAAGTCTTTGTCGTGCAACAGGATTTGCCCGAAGATGTATCCGAGGACTCAATTAAAACTATTTACCGTCTTGCCGGTGAAGAGGACCTTGAAGCTGAGGTTGAGAACAAAGAACTCTCCCGCACAGCATACAGGTTCTGCAAGAATTGTATCGATCGTCAGAAGCTGGAAATGAAGCTTGTAGACGTTGAGGTGTTTTTCGATCGCAGCAAGATGATTTTTTACTTTACCGCTCCGGGCAGGATTGATTTCCGTGAGCTGGTTAAGGATCTGGTTAAGGAATACAGGACCCGCATTGAGCTGCGTCAGATCGGCGTACGCCATGAAACCCAGATGCTGGGTGCCATCGGTAACTGCGGTCAAATTTGTTGCTGCCGTCGCTTTATGCGCAAGTTCATGCCGGTAACCATCCGTATGGCCAAGGAGCAGAATCTTTTCCTTAACCCGACTAAAATTTCCGGTATTTGCGGCAGATTGCTCTGCTGTTTGTCTTTCGAGCAGGAAAACTACGAAGATTTCCACCGTAAAAGTCCCAAGACCGGGAAGAAATACAATACCGTTCACGGTACTGTAAGGGTTACACGGACAAACTTTTTCAGGAATACTCTGACCGTTTTGCCGGAGCAGGGTGATGAAATCGAGATTCCCTTGGATGATTGGCCGGATATGATTAAGCCTTCCGGTTCTGATCGAGGCGGTGAATCCGATTTCCGTTCAGATGAGCCTCGCAGAGGACGTTCTGAAGGCAGGGGAGACCGTGACGGCAACAGTTCAAGACCTCAAAGGTCACGTTCTGACCGTTCTCGTCCTGATCGTTCAAGAAGCGATAGATCAAATTCTGATCGCCCCAGACCGGAACGCAAGCCTGGACGTGTGAACCCTGAACGGGAAAAAACTGATCAGCCGAAAGTCTCAGTTGATAAACCGGAAGTTAAAGAGGAACGCAGAAAGGATGACTCTCAGCAGCAGGATCGCCGTAAGCGTCCGGTAAGAAAGGATCGCCCTCAGCAGAAACCGGAACAGCAAAAGCCGGAGCAGGATAAACAGCCTGCGACTCCAGCTCCATCCGGTGAAAAGGATGATTCTGATAAGCCTAAGAAGTCTTCGCGTCGCCGCCCTGCAAGGCGCAGGCGTAAGCGCAAGCCTTCCGGTCAGCGGAAGAATAAGAGCAATTAA
- the murA gene encoding UDP-N-acetylglucosamine 1-carboxyvinyltransferase produces MDKLVIEGGVSLNGPIRVSGSKNAALPILLACILPEGPICLSNVPRLRDIHTTLKLLDILGCETSFDGNTVCSEVKDLKIEAPYDLVKTMRASVLCLGPLLALKGEAKVALPGGCAIGARPVDLHLTAFEQMGATFDLDSGYIHGKCDKLKGAHINFDFPTVGGTENVLMAAAIAEGETIIENAAREPEVVDLAKFLIACGAKISGHGTSIITIQGVPSLKGCDYKIMPDRIEAGTYMVAAAMTDGELLIQDCPFQELESVVYKLRKMGVSLEEEEGGVRVRRANGLISGVDITTQPYPGFPTDMQAQLMTLMCLSNGAGTIEEKIFENRFMHVQELVRMGANIKLKGRTAMIRGVEKMTGAPVMASDLRASASLVVAGLAAHGRTDVQRIYHLDRGYEKLEDKLSAVGARVWREQE; encoded by the coding sequence ATGGATAAATTAGTAATTGAAGGTGGAGTATCTCTTAACGGCCCTATCAGGGTCAGTGGTTCTAAAAACGCAGCGCTACCCATTCTGCTGGCTTGCATTTTACCGGAAGGTCCGATCTGTCTTAGCAACGTCCCCCGTTTGAGGGATATTCATACTACTCTTAAGCTGCTTGATATTCTTGGCTGTGAGACCTCTTTTGATGGCAATACTGTTTGCAGTGAGGTTAAGGATCTTAAAATAGAAGCCCCGTACGACCTGGTTAAGACCATGCGTGCTTCCGTGCTCTGTCTCGGTCCCTTACTGGCTCTTAAAGGCGAGGCCAAGGTTGCGCTTCCCGGCGGTTGCGCTATCGGGGCACGTCCTGTGGATCTGCACCTGACTGCATTTGAACAGATGGGTGCTACCTTTGATCTCGATTCCGGTTATATCCATGGTAAATGCGACAAGCTTAAAGGTGCGCACATCAACTTTGATTTCCCCACTGTAGGCGGTACTGAAAACGTGCTCATGGCTGCCGCAATTGCCGAAGGGGAAACCATTATTGAAAACGCTGCCCGTGAGCCGGAAGTTGTCGATCTTGCCAAGTTCCTTATTGCTTGCGGCGCAAAAATATCCGGTCATGGAACGAGCATCATCACCATTCAGGGTGTTCCATCACTTAAAGGGTGTGACTACAAAATCATGCCCGACCGCATTGAAGCCGGAACCTACATGGTTGCTGCGGCAATGACTGACGGTGAACTGCTTATTCAGGATTGTCCTTTTCAGGAGCTTGAGTCTGTTGTTTACAAGCTGCGCAAGATGGGCGTTTCCCTTGAGGAAGAGGAAGGCGGTGTCCGCGTACGTCGTGCAAACGGCCTTATTTCCGGTGTTGATATCACCACTCAGCCTTATCCCGGCTTTCCCACTGACATGCAGGCCCAGCTTATGACCCTGATGTGTCTGTCCAATGGTGCCGGAACCATCGAAGAGAAGATTTTCGAGAACCGTTTCATGCATGTGCAGGAACTTGTACGCATGGGCGCGAACATTAAGCTTAAGGGCCGTACCGCCATGATTCGCGGAGTCGAGAAGATGACCGGAGCTCCGGTTATGGCTTCTGACCTGCGGGCCAGTGCTTCTCTTGTTGTTGCAGGATTAGCCGCTCATGGACGTACAGATGTTCAGCGTATCTACCACCTCGATAGAGGATATGAGAAGCTTGAAGACAAGCTTTCCGCTGTAGGCGCGAGGGTCTGGCGCGAGCAAGAGTAG
- a CDS encoding FeoA family protein: MAKTADTRPLSSYKSGMSVRVTGFDAGKCCRGRLLSMGIIPGTVVDIVSNNGRMNIRVRNSQYAIGCEMAKKIMAIPVCDCNKCSAF; encoded by the coding sequence ATGGCAAAAACAGCAGATACAAGGCCGCTCTCCAGCTACAAAAGCGGAATGTCGGTCAGAGTAACCGGGTTTGATGCAGGAAAGTGCTGCCGCGGCAGGCTTCTTTCCATGGGCATAATACCCGGAACAGTCGTTGACATCGTTAGCAATAATGGTCGCATGAATATACGTGTGCGCAACTCCCAGTATGCCATTGGTTGCGAAATGGCCAAAAAGATCATGGCAATCCCCGTCTGTGACTGCAACAAATGCAGTGCGTTTTAA
- a CDS encoding response regulator, translated as MRVLIVDDDFYCRNMLHEIMKPYAQCDIAVNGEEAVFAFKKGLESGNAYDLVCLDLVMPEMDGQQALREIRSIEKDFKVEEDGAVKVIVTTMLDDRKETHDAFFLGGATSYLVKPIEESKLVKELKNLGFSV; from the coding sequence ATGCGGGTGCTGATAGTTGATGATGATTTTTATTGCCGCAATATGTTGCATGAGATCATGAAGCCATATGCACAGTGCGATATTGCCGTTAACGGTGAAGAGGCTGTCTTTGCATTTAAGAAGGGCCTTGAATCTGGTAATGCTTATGATCTGGTCTGTCTGGATCTTGTGATGCCGGAAATGGACGGACAACAGGCTTTGCGTGAGATCAGATCCATTGAGAAAGATTTCAAGGTCGAGGAAGATGGCGCGGTTAAGGTAATCGTTACTACCATGCTTGATGACCGCAAGGAAACACATGATGCCTTCTTCCTTGGCGGAGCGACTTCATATCTTGTTAAGCCAATTGAAGAAAGCAAGCTTGTAAAGGAGCTTAAAAATCTCGGCTTTTCAGTTTAA